The Kocuria sp. TGY1127_2 genome includes a window with the following:
- a CDS encoding aldo/keto reductase, whose amino-acid sequence MQYRNFGRTGWKVSEISFGGWQLGGQWGNVDDEESVDALLEAYERGINFVDTAELYGSGHSEKIIGESLRQWGTEKIYVATKVQPIQWPAPDHDDPQMRGRYPAWYLRESVEDSLNRLGVERLDLLQLHCWLRSGIGELDWMETLNELRAEGKIDKIGVSIRDYRPDEGLQLAELGLVDSIQVIFNMFEQRPAQELFPAAATTDTAIIDRVAFDSGSLSGLWTPQTYDSWEEGSQQKEMFRGERFAETLQRVEALKEVVRPYYSSLAEAAIKYVLSSPEVSTVIAGMSSSRNIRRNISYSDGKPFPEELRLKLAKHGWIRNYYT is encoded by the coding sequence ATGCAGTACCGTAACTTTGGCCGCACCGGTTGGAAGGTCAGCGAGATCTCCTTCGGAGGGTGGCAGCTAGGCGGTCAATGGGGAAACGTCGACGACGAAGAATCCGTCGATGCCCTCCTCGAAGCCTATGAACGAGGAATCAACTTCGTAGATACGGCAGAGCTCTACGGATCCGGCCATAGTGAGAAGATCATCGGCGAGTCCCTGCGTCAGTGGGGGACAGAGAAGATCTATGTGGCCACCAAGGTTCAGCCGATCCAGTGGCCCGCGCCCGATCATGACGACCCTCAAATGCGCGGACGCTATCCCGCTTGGTACCTGCGTGAAAGCGTCGAGGATTCGCTGAATCGACTCGGCGTCGAGAGACTCGATCTGCTCCAACTCCACTGCTGGTTACGATCCGGTATCGGCGAACTTGATTGGATGGAAACCCTTAACGAGCTGCGTGCTGAAGGGAAAATCGACAAGATCGGCGTCTCCATTCGCGATTACCGGCCTGACGAAGGGCTACAGCTGGCCGAACTCGGTCTGGTCGATTCGATCCAGGTCATTTTCAATATGTTCGAGCAACGTCCTGCTCAGGAATTATTTCCCGCAGCAGCTACCACGGATACAGCAATCATCGACCGCGTGGCTTTCGATTCGGGCTCACTTTCCGGGCTCTGGACTCCCCAGACCTATGACTCCTGGGAAGAAGGCTCGCAGCAGAAAGAGATGTTCCGGGGAGAGCGATTCGCTGAGACACTTCAACGCGTTGAGGCACTAAAAGAAGTGGTCAGGCCCTACTACTCGAGCCTGGCGGAAGCTGCTATCAAATACGTCCTTTCCTCACCGGAGGTCTCCACCGTCATCGCCGGGATGAGCAGCTCCCGGAACATTCGGCGAAACATCAGTTATTCCGACGGTAAGCCTTTCCCCGAAGAACTGCGTCTGAAGTTGGCCAAGCACGGATGGATCAGGAACTACTACACATGA
- a CDS encoding nuclear transport factor 2 family protein: protein MVENDKAAIIEVLNLYALALDAHQWHLFDRVFTEDVSADFGPAGAEWTGLENFKKSFAEFHDRLDSHQHTMMGQLVHVKGDMAYAFSYGNWLLIRADAEGGPSWVGNGWYHDVLVRTSRGWRIQKRVCRLLDWTGNPAVPEPHKEHQPDMDTNSLHQFAEAKQVSFLEALDER, encoded by the coding sequence ATGGTTGAAAACGACAAGGCAGCAATCATTGAGGTGCTGAACCTCTACGCCCTCGCACTCGACGCACACCAATGGCACCTGTTCGACCGGGTGTTTACCGAAGACGTCAGCGCAGATTTCGGGCCTGCTGGGGCCGAATGGACCGGACTGGAGAATTTCAAGAAGTCCTTCGCTGAGTTCCATGACCGGCTCGACAGCCATCAGCACACGATGATGGGCCAGCTGGTCCATGTGAAAGGTGACATGGCCTACGCGTTCAGCTACGGGAACTGGCTCCTCATTCGAGCTGACGCCGAGGGAGGCCCAAGCTGGGTGGGCAATGGTTGGTACCACGACGTGTTGGTCCGTACTTCAAGGGGGTGGCGTATTCAGAAGCGCGTTTGTCGACTGTTGGACTGGACGGGAAATCCTGCCGTCCCGGAGCCGCACAAGGAACACCAACCGGATATGGACACCAATTCCCTTCACCAGTTCGCGGAGGCGAAGCAGGTCAGCTTCCTGGAAGCTCTCGACGAGAGATAG
- a CDS encoding VOC family protein, which produces MSALVRQLEHVCITVPKLNTALAFYRDVLGFQSVFETENETADGRLLGFDQDGIGIAAHHILTVGADPKIATAINLVEYTEPKSVVDDGPYPPMNHTGLSRMSLVVDSVQDAFTTIRSCEGAEIVCPPREISIQEPEATFTSQWFSFRDPFGVFITMTEPLPTD; this is translated from the coding sequence ATGAGCGCTCTGGTAAGACAACTCGAGCACGTGTGCATCACCGTGCCCAAGCTCAACACGGCGCTGGCGTTCTATCGGGACGTCTTGGGTTTCCAGTCCGTGTTCGAGACGGAAAATGAGACCGCGGATGGCCGACTGCTGGGATTTGATCAGGATGGAATAGGCATCGCTGCCCATCACATCCTCACGGTCGGCGCTGACCCGAAGATAGCCACTGCGATCAACCTGGTCGAATACACCGAACCCAAATCGGTTGTTGACGATGGCCCCTACCCTCCGATGAATCACACTGGACTGAGCCGGATGTCTTTGGTCGTAGACAGTGTGCAAGATGCGTTCACGACGATCCGGTCTTGTGAAGGTGCTGAAATCGTTTGCCCACCCCGAGAAATCTCCATTCAAGAGCCAGAGGCCACGTTCACCTCACAGTGGTTCAGTTTCAGAGATCCCTTCGGAGTGTTCATCACGATGACGGAGCCCCTCCCTACCGATTAG
- a CDS encoding VOC family protein codes for MAQEINRLFHVCIAVPDIEKALEFYQGVLGLQSVGSLRNEKSDGAMLGFPGEEIEIHANHLCGKQAENATVIDLIEFVNPTTDVDEGPYRRMNQVGITRIAFDVDDADAIYERLRAHGDIEILSEPATVQAPTDGFFRIVTFKDPHGIVLEAIEHRLDPLIPTNRQA; via the coding sequence GTGGCACAAGAAATCAACCGACTCTTCCACGTCTGCATCGCGGTGCCTGACATCGAGAAGGCGCTCGAGTTTTATCAAGGAGTGCTCGGTCTTCAATCCGTGGGCAGCCTGAGGAACGAAAAGTCCGACGGCGCGATGCTTGGATTCCCCGGAGAGGAAATCGAAATACACGCCAACCACCTGTGCGGCAAACAAGCCGAGAACGCTACCGTCATCGACCTGATCGAGTTCGTCAACCCGACCACCGACGTCGACGAAGGTCCGTACCGACGTATGAATCAGGTCGGCATCACGCGAATAGCCTTCGACGTCGACGATGCCGATGCAATTTACGAACGCCTTCGTGCACACGGCGACATCGAGATCCTAAGCGAGCCGGCCACCGTCCAGGCTCCCACTGACGGATTCTTCCGGATCGTGACCTTCAAAGACCCCCACGGCATCGTGCTGGAAGCCATTGAACACCGTCTGGATCCCTTGATTCCAACAAATCGACAAGCGTGA
- a CDS encoding creatininase family protein produces the protein MSRPRYARAEFLSYQEVQTLIDAAPTAYIPLGTLEFHGPHLPIGLDALTAHGVCLEAARTTGGIVLPPIFQGFGGGHRDYPWTIMMSDGDGISRHLLQTLVRLEELGVETAVVFSGHFAPEQLDMVDDVTSVWRDRASGSLRLVGTAVNRCDTAPLPPDHAGRFETTLLAGIAPELVHLERLPAGGVPSTEGPGVDPYGEYRHEQSQPLWGVFGPDPREAKIEEGTSLLKHLGGWLAAQTSDAEGQAPHNSDSQCTTTEHHPRF, from the coding sequence ATGAGCCGGCCTCGATACGCACGCGCAGAATTCCTCAGCTATCAAGAGGTCCAGACGCTGATCGATGCGGCGCCGACCGCTTACATCCCCCTGGGGACATTGGAGTTCCACGGTCCGCACCTGCCCATCGGGCTGGACGCCCTCACCGCACACGGCGTATGTCTCGAAGCTGCCCGGACCACCGGAGGGATCGTCCTCCCACCGATATTTCAGGGCTTCGGAGGTGGGCATCGCGATTATCCCTGGACAATCATGATGTCTGACGGGGACGGAATCTCGAGGCACCTGCTACAGACGCTCGTGCGCCTGGAGGAATTGGGCGTCGAGACCGCCGTCGTCTTCAGCGGACATTTCGCCCCCGAGCAACTGGACATGGTCGACGATGTGACGAGCGTATGGCGCGACCGTGCTTCGGGTTCCCTCCGGCTGGTGGGTACGGCAGTCAACAGATGTGACACGGCCCCCTTGCCGCCAGACCACGCGGGACGGTTCGAGACGACACTTCTGGCTGGAATTGCGCCGGAGCTTGTACATCTGGAGCGACTTCCGGCCGGTGGGGTCCCAAGCACAGAAGGCCCGGGAGTCGATCCCTACGGCGAATACCGTCACGAGCAGAGCCAACCACTCTGGGGTGTCTTCGGACCGGACCCGCGCGAGGCGAAGATTGAGGAGGGAACATCTTTGCTGAAGCACCTCGGGGGCTGGTTGGCCGCTCAGACCTCAGATGCCGAAGGTCAGGCCCCGCACAATTCTGATTCACAATGCACTACGACCGAGCATCACCCAAGGTTTTAG
- a CDS encoding sugar porter family MFS transporter — protein sequence MSASSANNTTPLPPITAGPHKKRLGLVALVATFGGLLFGYDTGVSNGAERPMQTELGLTDLEVGVVLSSLVFAAAFGAMIGGRLSDRIGRRPTIIALAVLFFLGTLTVVFSPGYAVLVIGRIMLGLAVGGASTVVPVFLAEMAPFEIRGSLAGRNELMIVIGQLAAFVVNAILAATLGHIDGIWRVMFSICALPAIVLFFGMLRMPESPRWLIEKDRNDEALAVLKTVRPKERAEAEIVKVKEVTTEEEHTQQLGLKAVLSNKNLVLILIIGCVLGVIQQFSGVNAIMYYGQRLLAESGFSESMLGWVNIAPGVIAVIGGAIALSLMDRINRRTNFLYGTGLTALSHVLIAIAMTLLPVGNVARPWVFLALIVVLIGSIQLFLNIAVWVYLSEVFPLHMRGIGMGISVFVLWVANGTLALLVPSIVGTLGMGLFILFAIANVLSFLFVLKFVPETRGRSLEELEEDVTTGAIYTVPR from the coding sequence ATGTCAGCCTCATCTGCGAATAACACCACACCCTTGCCTCCGATTACTGCCGGTCCGCACAAAAAGCGACTCGGCCTCGTCGCCCTCGTCGCCACCTTCGGGGGCCTGCTCTTCGGATATGACACCGGCGTCTCCAACGGAGCAGAGCGTCCGATGCAGACGGAATTGGGCCTGACCGACCTGGAGGTCGGCGTGGTTCTCAGCTCCCTCGTCTTCGCGGCTGCCTTCGGGGCGATGATCGGAGGTAGGCTCTCAGATCGGATTGGACGGCGTCCGACCATCATCGCCCTCGCCGTACTCTTCTTCCTCGGCACACTGACGGTTGTCTTCTCTCCGGGTTATGCAGTCCTCGTTATCGGGCGCATTATGCTCGGGCTGGCGGTCGGAGGCGCATCGACGGTAGTCCCCGTCTTCCTGGCGGAGATGGCGCCTTTCGAGATCCGAGGGTCACTGGCAGGACGCAATGAACTCATGATCGTCATTGGCCAGCTCGCCGCCTTCGTCGTCAACGCCATCCTCGCTGCCACCTTGGGGCACATCGACGGCATCTGGCGCGTTATGTTCTCCATTTGTGCCCTGCCCGCCATCGTCCTGTTCTTCGGTATGCTCCGTATGCCCGAATCTCCCCGCTGGCTTATTGAGAAGGATCGCAACGACGAAGCTCTCGCGGTACTGAAGACGGTTCGCCCCAAGGAACGTGCTGAGGCGGAGATTGTCAAGGTCAAAGAGGTCACCACGGAGGAGGAGCACACCCAGCAGCTCGGCCTCAAGGCCGTGCTATCCAACAAGAACCTCGTCCTCATCCTGATCATCGGTTGTGTGTTGGGCGTTATCCAACAGTTCTCGGGCGTGAACGCGATCATGTATTACGGTCAGCGACTCCTTGCGGAATCGGGCTTTAGCGAGTCGATGCTCGGCTGGGTCAATATCGCTCCCGGAGTGATCGCGGTCATTGGCGGAGCCATCGCGCTCTCCTTGATGGACCGAATCAACCGCCGCACCAATTTCCTCTACGGAACTGGCCTGACCGCCCTGTCCCACGTGCTCATCGCAATCGCCATGACGCTCCTGCCCGTCGGTAACGTGGCGCGCCCTTGGGTCTTTCTTGCCCTCATCGTGGTGTTGATCGGTTCGATTCAGCTGTTCTTGAACATCGCAGTGTGGGTCTATCTCTCTGAAGTCTTCCCCCTGCACATGCGAGGAATCGGTATGGGCATCTCGGTATTCGTCCTATGGGTGGCCAACGGCACTCTTGCTCTGCTTGTACCGTCGATTGTCGGAACCCTGGGCATGGGCCTGTTCATTCTCTTCGCGATCGCGAACGTGCTCTCTTTCCTTTTCGTCCTGAAATTTGTGCCCGAGACCCGTGGGCGTTCCCTCGAGGAACTTGAAGAAGACGTCACGACCGGTGCCATCTATACCGTTCCGCGGTAA